Within the Solibacillus silvestris genome, the region AACCTTCGCTTTGAACGTCGGAATCGTTTGATCATTAACAATTGCGCCAAGAGCACACGGCGAGAAAATGTCCACATCTTGTGCGTAAATCTCGTCAGGTGCTACAGCTACCGCTCCAAAGTCTGCAACAACACGGTCGATTGCTTGCTGATTAATGTCAGTTACGATTAATTTCGCTCCTTCATTATACAAGTATTCACATAATGTGTACGCAACATTCCCTAGACCTTGAACTGCTACTTTACGGCCTGCCAGCGAGTCATCTCCAAAAGCTTCTTTCGCTGCTGCCTTCATCCCTAAAAATACACCATATGCTGTAATTGGCGATGGATTGCCAGAGCTGCCGAATGCCGGTGAAATACCTGTTACATAATTTGTTTCTTCATGGATTAAATCCATATCGGCAACCGTTGTACCTACATCTTCTGCCGTAATATATCGACCATTCAGACCTTGAATGAAACGTCCTAATGCACGGAACATTTCTTCGTTTTTATCCTTGAACGGATCTCCAATAATAACTGTTTTACCGCCACCTAGATTTAATCCTGCCGCCGCATTTTTATAAGTCATACCGCGTGCTAGACGTAGTGCATCTTCAATAGCTGCTTCCTCCGAGGCATATGTCCACATGCGCGAACCCCCAAGAGCTGGACCCAATGTTGTATCATGAATAGCAATGACCGCTTTTAACCCCGATGCCTCATCTTGGCAAAAGACTACTTGTTCAAAATCATATTTCTGCATGTACTTGAAAATTTCCATAACACTATACCCCTCCACTCAAGAAAGCGCTTACTTTCTCGTATATTATTATTTTCTGTTAATTAGAGATAATAAATACTTAAATTTGTATAATTTTATTATCGTTATTTTTACAATACTTATAAATCTAAAAGGATGCAACTAGAAATCCCTAATTTGATTTAAATTAGAATATTCGGACAATTTTTACCTATAACTGCACTTGAAAACCGGATAAAATTACTTTTGAATAAACTATTCTAATATAGTTATTTAAGTATTTTTTTGCGCAAAGCCTATATTTCCATTCTATGAATCTATACCCCTTTATTGACTTTCTCTACCTGCATTGTAAAATTAAGTGATACTAAAATAATCAGAGACATTGTTTCATTCACTGTTTTTAGTCTGAAGGAGGTTTGAAAATGGCACGTATGGCTGCATTTATCGTACTAGTCATTCCCGCAATTTTAATGGCTGCAGGGATAAAATTTATGCGGGATACATTATTCGGGATTTTAATTTCACCATTTCCATGGATTTGGTTACAATTCATTGTTGGTGCCATCTTTTTTGCCGTTTCATTTTTATTTTTTGCAGGTTTTTTACTGCATCGGGATCGCAAGCGCGGCAAAGTATCCGAACGCTGGCAGAAATAGGTCTACAATAAAAAAATCAAATTTTTCTCTAGGAGGAAATTTGATTTTTTTCGTATATTCAGTTAACTCTTTTTTCAGGAAGAGTAAAGTTATTGTAACATGACACTAAATTATTAACGTGAAAGTAAATTGGCGAAAATTGTAATATTCCCCCATAACAAATCAAACTTACCGATTCACCTGGGCTTCCCGAACTAAATGGGGGAAATCCGTAATCCACCCTTTTACAATTGAATGGGGATTTTTCAGAAAAGATTCATTACCCTGAATTCCGTAAAAACGCATGCCGATATTGGCTGTTTTACAAGCCTCTAAATATTGACCTTTATAGTACCGTTTATGTGCATGTATCGCATCAAAAAAATTTTGCTCCTCTAATGTTCCCCAATAGAATTTTCTCGTTATAATAAACCCCGTCTCGATGTCCGGCCGAATTTCTTTCACAATTTTTAATAAAGATTCGTGAAATGACGAGAAATGACTGTTTTCAGGTAAAGTAATTGTATGCAATAATTCCTTCAGCACATTTTCGTTCGTTATTAGCGATTCTTTTAGCTCCACATTCAACGCAATATTTTCTGCATTCGCCCACTCCAGTACATCGGCAAAAGCAATCATCCGGTCACGACGAAACAGCCGTTTAAACCGCGGACCTAATTTATAGTGAATGAGTTCGTCATAAGAACACTGATTAATCATTTTATTAATGCCGGCCAGTCTTTTTAAGTCATTGTCGTGAAACACCACTAAAATACCATCATTTGAAACTTGGAGATCCAGTTCAATGCCATCTGCCCCAAGTTCTTTCGCTTTTTTAAAGGCAGCAAATGTATTTTCTAAGTGAAAGCTCGATGCCCCTCGATGGGCAAAAATGGGTATGTCATTCATTATACATTCAACTCTCCATTTTCTATTAAAAATCGCCCATTTGTAATAGACGTCAAAACAGTGGACTTTTTGCCAATCTGTATATATGTACCAGGATATGCTTCTTTCGTCACATGAATCTCTGCTTTACTAACTTCACGTAAATCGTTCATTAATTGTTTAATTTCTCGATCTAAATTTTGCGCTGTTTCCTTAGTGGAAGCGAGCTTTTGCTTTGTTATCTCCAGTGCTGCCAATTGTCGTTGTGTTAACGTATGTATAACGGGTAGGATGCGATCTATTTGACTCTCTAGCTGCACCATATCTTCCTGCATTGATTTTAGCAGAGATGCCTTGTATTGAATAACCTCAAGACTTTGTGCTTTATTTATGCTATTAATAATTAATTCAGTCGGTCTTTCCAATCGATTTCCGGTACATGCCGTAACGATAGTACTTTTTGCGATTGCTGTACCACCGATAATTTTCCCTTTCCGCTCATCGACCAATATGGAATGTGCGGATAAGTTGGATCCTAATGAATAAAATCCAATATTCAGATTTTGACCTGCAACTAAATGGGCGTCATTCACATGTTTAACGAATATATCCCCGGCAGCTTCAACAAGCGTTTCGCATAACCCGAATATGCCCCCTCGAATGAAAATATCTCCATATAAGGATTTGATCAATTTTGCGCCGGATACACCTTCTGGACCTTCAATTGAAATATCTCCATTTGCAATAACCGAAAAACCTGGCTGGACTGTTCCCTTAATCGAGACAGACCCATTAAATTCAATATTACCGGTTTCTATGCCGACATCACCAACAATCGGTAAATGGTGGTTAACACTTACCATTCCTTCATGTTCTTCAACTACTCCGCTAATTTTCGATCGAAGTACCGTTTTTCCATCTTCCTCGACTTCATATGCCGATTTCCGATCATACTTTAACGGCAAATCTCGCCCAAAAGAAGCAGGAATTGACTCTCCAAAAATATTTATTCCCGGAGTACCTGGCTGTGCATGAATTTTCTCACCAAGCCATGCGCCTTCTTCAATTTCATAAATGAAGTTCATGTCATAATAATCCGCTTTACCATCTTCTCTTATGACCGGTTTCCGCTCAGGTAATTCTAAATAGGTAATTTG harbors:
- a CDS encoding glycerophosphodiester phosphodiesterase, whose translation is MNDIPIFAHRGASSFHLENTFAAFKKAKELGADGIELDLQVSNDGILVVFHDNDLKRLAGINKMINQCSYDELIHYKLGPRFKRLFRRDRMIAFADVLEWANAENIALNVELKESLITNENVLKELLHTITLPENSHFSSFHESLLKIVKEIRPDIETGFIITRKFYWGTLEEQNFFDAIHAHKRYYKGQYLEACKTANIGMRFYGIQGNESFLKNPHSIVKGWITDFPHLVREAQVNR
- a CDS encoding leucine dehydrogenase, which gives rise to MEIFKYMQKYDFEQVVFCQDEASGLKAVIAIHDTTLGPALGGSRMWTYASEEAAIEDALRLARGMTYKNAAAGLNLGGGKTVIIGDPFKDKNEEMFRALGRFIQGLNGRYITAEDVGTTVADMDLIHEETNYVTGISPAFGSSGNPSPITAYGVFLGMKAAAKEAFGDDSLAGRKVAVQGLGNVAYTLCEYLYNEGAKLIVTDINQQAIDRVVADFGAVAVAPDEIYAQDVDIFSPCALGAIVNDQTIPTFKAKVIAGSANNQLAESRHGKVLHDLGIVYAPDYVINAGGVINVADELYGYNRERAMKRVETIYTSLEKIFAISKEEDIPTYLAANRLAEERIARVAKSRSQFLQNEKNILNGR